One Streptomyces lincolnensis genomic region harbors:
- the gcvT gene encoding glycine cleavage system aminomethyltransferase GcvT produces MSSTPIRHTALDALHRSLGATMTDFAGWDMPLRYGSERDEHNAVRTRAGLFDLSHMGEITVSGPEASALLNHALVGNLASVGVGRARYTMICQEDGGILDDLIVYRLGDTEFMVVANASNAQVVLDALVERSAGFDAVVRDDRDAYALIAVQGPESPGILASLTDAGLDGLKYYAGLPGTVAGVPALIARTGYTGEDGFELFVKPEHAVELWQALTKAGEGVGLVPCGLSCRDTLRLEAGMPLYGHELSTSLTPFDAGLGRVVKFEKEGDFVGRGALEEAAARSRENPPRVLVGLVAEGRRVPRAGYAVVAGGEVIGEVTSGAPSPTLGKPIAMAYVDAAHAAPGTAGVGVDIRGSHEPYEVVALPFYKRQK; encoded by the coding sequence ATGAGCAGTACCCCGATCCGTCATACCGCGCTCGACGCCCTGCACCGCTCGCTCGGCGCCACGATGACCGACTTCGCCGGCTGGGACATGCCGCTGCGCTACGGCTCCGAACGCGACGAGCACAACGCCGTCCGCACCAGGGCCGGCCTCTTCGACCTCTCGCACATGGGCGAGATCACCGTGAGCGGTCCGGAGGCGTCCGCCCTGCTGAACCACGCCCTGGTCGGCAACCTCGCCTCCGTCGGTGTCGGCCGCGCCCGCTACACCATGATCTGCCAGGAGGACGGCGGCATCCTGGACGACCTGATCGTCTACCGCCTGGGCGACACCGAGTTCATGGTGGTCGCCAACGCCTCCAACGCCCAGGTCGTCCTGGACGCCCTCGTCGAGCGCTCCGCCGGCTTCGACGCCGTCGTACGCGACGACCGGGACGCCTACGCCCTGATCGCCGTACAGGGACCGGAGTCCCCGGGCATCCTCGCCTCCCTCACCGACGCCGGTCTCGACGGCCTGAAGTACTACGCGGGTCTGCCGGGCACGGTCGCGGGCGTGCCCGCGCTGATCGCCCGCACCGGCTACACCGGCGAGGACGGCTTCGAGCTGTTCGTGAAGCCGGAGCACGCGGTCGAGCTGTGGCAGGCCCTGACCAAGGCCGGCGAGGGCGTCGGCCTGGTCCCCTGCGGACTGTCCTGCCGGGACACCCTGCGCCTGGAGGCGGGCATGCCGCTGTACGGGCACGAGCTCTCGACCTCGCTGACGCCCTTCGACGCGGGCCTCGGACGGGTCGTGAAGTTCGAGAAGGAGGGCGACTTCGTCGGGCGCGGGGCGCTGGAGGAAGCCGCCGCCCGCTCCCGGGAGAATCCGCCGCGCGTCCTGGTCGGCCTGGTCGCCGAGGGCCGCCGCGTCCCGCGCGCCGGGTACGCCGTCGTCGCCGGCGGCGAGGTGATCGGCGAGGTCACCTCCGGTGCTCCCTCCCCCACGCTGGGCAAGCCCATCGCGATGGCGTACGTCGACGCGGCACACGCGGCGCCGGGCACCGCCGGTGTCGGCGTGGACATCCGGGGCAGTCACGAGCCGTACGAGGTCGTGGCACTGCCGTTCTACAAGCGGCAGAAGTAG
- a CDS encoding AAA family ATPase, producing MNRTTAYATTSALALPQQPTAPAREACGPLTAPVVRDLREREGHSPHALLFAPRDLVVITGLPGSGKTTLMKRTVRGTRIDSQDTRDRWEERVPRFLPYAAYRPLVRLAHYAGLRRALRSGEGVVVHDCGTQAWVRRWLAREARRRGGTLHLLLLDVTPDTALAGQRERGRGVSRYAFLRHRGAAARLIGSAEHGDLPQGVGSAVLIDRAAANVLHRIGFTG from the coding sequence GTGAACAGGACCACGGCGTACGCGACCACCTCGGCCCTCGCGCTGCCCCAGCAGCCGACGGCCCCGGCCAGGGAGGCCTGCGGCCCGCTCACCGCACCCGTCGTCCGCGACCTGCGCGAGCGTGAGGGCCACAGCCCGCACGCCCTGCTCTTCGCGCCCCGGGACCTCGTGGTGATCACGGGCCTGCCGGGCAGCGGCAAGACCACGCTGATGAAGCGGACGGTCAGGGGCACCCGAATCGACTCCCAGGACACCCGGGACCGCTGGGAGGAGCGCGTACCCCGCTTCCTGCCGTACGCGGCCTACCGGCCTCTGGTCCGTCTCGCGCACTACGCCGGACTGCGCCGCGCCCTGCGCTCCGGCGAGGGCGTCGTCGTGCACGACTGCGGCACGCAGGCCTGGGTGCGCCGCTGGCTGGCCCGCGAGGCCCGCCGCCGTGGCGGCACCCTGCACCTCCTGCTCCTCGACGTCACCCCCGACACCGCCCTCGCCGGCCAACGCGAGCGCGGCCGCGGCGTCTCCCGCTACGCCTTCCTCCGCCACCGCGGCGCCGCCGCCCGCCTGATCGGCTCCGCAGAACACGGCGACCTCCCCCAGGGCGTCGGCTCAGCAGTCCTCATCGACCGAGCCGCAGCCAACGTCCTCCACCGCATCGGCTTCACGGGCTGA
- a CDS encoding enhanced serine sensitivity protein SseB — protein sequence MDFPADLPADFSARAHPHPHGGWPGNELEEVLSASLGIPSAGGRIVEVLGRSFVWVPLPSGGGPQSGPLDLPTLEIEGQAYVPVFSSEEQFRQVVGAHMSYTIAPAVEFARGLPPQVGIALNPDGVVGVPLPPAAVADLCRTGRTPLDGPASGGRVRLYEPDWQDDPVDFLAAAATEFAQTGVVLTARRCLAVIETADPVMFVGVEVSQWEDDIRALPMEALSRALTRAPAPWPVNLVLLDVADDPVGHWMRGQVRPFYQHGY from the coding sequence ATGGACTTCCCGGCGGATCTCCCCGCGGACTTCTCGGCGCGGGCGCACCCCCATCCCCACGGTGGATGGCCCGGCAATGAGCTGGAGGAGGTGCTCTCGGCCTCGCTCGGCATCCCCTCGGCCGGGGGGCGGATCGTCGAGGTGCTCGGGCGGAGCTTCGTGTGGGTGCCGCTGCCGAGCGGCGGTGGCCCGCAGAGCGGACCGCTCGACCTGCCCACGCTGGAGATCGAGGGCCAGGCCTATGTGCCGGTGTTCAGCTCAGAGGAACAGTTCCGCCAGGTCGTCGGCGCGCACATGTCGTACACCATCGCCCCCGCCGTGGAGTTCGCGCGCGGTCTGCCCCCGCAGGTCGGCATCGCGCTGAACCCCGACGGCGTGGTGGGCGTCCCGCTGCCCCCGGCGGCCGTCGCCGACCTGTGCCGGACCGGCCGTACCCCGCTCGACGGCCCCGCGAGCGGCGGCCGGGTCAGGCTCTACGAGCCCGACTGGCAGGACGACCCCGTCGACTTCCTCGCCGCCGCCGCGACGGAGTTCGCGCAGACCGGCGTGGTCCTCACCGCCCGCCGCTGCCTGGCCGTCATCGAGACGGCCGACCCGGTCATGTTCGTCGGCGTCGAAGTCTCCCAGTGGGAGGACGACATCCGGGCCCTCCCCATGGAGGCCCTCTCCCGGGCCCTCACCCGGGCCCCCGCCCCCTGGCCGGTCAACCTGGTCCTCCTGGACGTCGCGGACGACCCGGTGGGCCACTGGATGCGCGGACAGGTGCGGCCCTTCTACCAGCACGGCTACTGA
- a CDS encoding enhanced serine sensitivity protein SseB C-terminal domain-containing protein, with protein sequence MLRQVTPGRYDAYEALLRALATPSSGQVWMLLWHGQAGSPDAQYGNMQVDGFGYAPCVTSAQELSASGWNRSYEVVDGLDVARTLYPDHYGLWLNPHAPGGGVGIPWLDLRRIATGLERQPAGPLRLAEPAIEVPQFYALLTQNAHRTGAVRSLRRAWVQPALGAPYLAIGLDVYDTSPQAVDSVRAMMQQSIGAVPDGLPVSTVAMSDEYDPVALWMRASARPFYDREAHAAPAQPPRAPAGGYGYPPARGGY encoded by the coding sequence ATGCTGCGCCAGGTGACGCCCGGGCGCTACGACGCCTACGAGGCGCTCCTGCGGGCACTCGCGACCCCGAGCTCCGGCCAGGTCTGGATGCTGCTGTGGCACGGCCAGGCCGGCTCCCCGGACGCCCAGTACGGAAACATGCAGGTCGACGGCTTCGGCTACGCCCCCTGCGTCACCTCCGCCCAGGAGCTGTCCGCCAGCGGCTGGAACAGGTCGTACGAGGTGGTCGACGGCCTGGACGTGGCCCGCACCCTGTACCCCGACCACTACGGCCTCTGGCTCAACCCGCACGCCCCGGGCGGCGGCGTCGGCATCCCCTGGCTCGACCTGCGCCGTATCGCCACCGGCCTGGAGCGTCAGCCCGCCGGACCCCTGCGGCTCGCCGAGCCCGCGATCGAGGTCCCGCAGTTCTACGCCCTGCTCACACAGAACGCCCACCGCACCGGGGCGGTCCGCTCGCTGCGCCGCGCCTGGGTGCAGCCCGCGCTCGGCGCGCCGTACCTCGCCATCGGTCTCGACGTGTACGACACCAGCCCGCAGGCCGTCGACTCGGTGCGCGCGATGATGCAGCAGTCCATCGGCGCCGTCCCGGACGGCCTGCCGGTCTCCACCGTGGCGATGTCCGACGAGTACGACCCGGTCGCCCTGTGGATGCGCGCGAGCGCCCGCCCGTTCTACGACCGCGAGGCCCACGCGGCCCCCGCGCAGCCCCCGCGGGCCCCGGCGGGGGGTTACGGCTACCCGCCCGCGCGGGGCGGTTACTGA
- a CDS encoding ABC transporter permease: MTAPIETTGAEAGAQPEAVLAGVKKSQIEGRSLTQIAWTRFKRDKVAMAGGVVVVLLVLMAVLSKPIQWVFDLDPNKFNQDLIDPALLAPKGGWGGMSWDHPLGVDPQYGRDMLARIIDGSWVSLLVAGGATMLSVVIGTVLGVVAGYYGGWIDSIISRMMDTFLAFPLLLFAISISASVQDGFFGLDGLALRICVLIFVIGFFSWPYIGRIVRAQTMTLRKREFIEAATSLGARGPYILFRELLPNLVAPILVYSTLIIPTNILFEAALSFLGVGIAPPQASWGGMLSNAVDLYTADPQYMFVPGLAIFITVLAFNLLGDGLRDALDPRSK; this comes from the coding sequence GTGACCGCACCGATCGAGACCACCGGGGCGGAGGCCGGAGCACAGCCCGAGGCCGTTCTCGCCGGAGTCAAGAAGAGCCAGATCGAAGGGCGTTCGCTCACCCAGATCGCCTGGACGCGGTTCAAGCGCGACAAGGTGGCCATGGCGGGTGGCGTCGTGGTCGTGCTTCTCGTGCTCATGGCTGTGCTGTCCAAGCCCATCCAGTGGGTGTTCGACCTCGACCCCAACAAGTTCAACCAGGACCTGATCGACCCCGCGCTGCTCGCCCCCAAGGGCGGCTGGGGCGGCATGAGCTGGGACCACCCGCTCGGCGTCGATCCGCAGTACGGCCGCGACATGCTCGCCCGGATCATCGACGGATCCTGGGTCTCGCTGCTGGTCGCGGGCGGTGCCACGATGCTGTCGGTGGTGATCGGCACGGTGCTCGGCGTCGTGGCCGGCTACTACGGCGGATGGATCGACAGCATCATCAGCAGGATGATGGACACCTTCCTGGCGTTCCCCCTGCTGCTGTTCGCCATCTCCATCTCCGCCTCGGTGCAGGACGGTTTCTTCGGGCTCGACGGACTCGCGCTGCGCATCTGCGTGCTGATCTTCGTGATCGGCTTCTTCAGCTGGCCGTACATCGGCCGTATCGTCCGCGCGCAGACCATGACGCTGCGCAAGCGGGAGTTCATCGAAGCCGCCACGAGCCTCGGTGCGCGCGGACCGTACATCCTCTTCCGGGAGCTGCTCCCGAACCTCGTCGCACCGATCCTCGTGTACTCGACGCTGATCATCCCGACGAACATCCTCTTCGAGGCCGCGCTGAGCTTCCTCGGAGTCGGTATCGCTCCGCCGCAGGCCTCCTGGGGAGGCATGCTCAGCAACGCTGTGGATCTCTACACCGCTGATCCTCAGTACATGTTCGTGCCCGGACTGGCGATTTTCATCACCGTCCTGGCCTTCAACCTGCTGGGTGACGGGCTGCGTGACGCCCTCGACCCTCGCAGCAAGTGA
- a CDS encoding ABC transporter substrate-binding protein → MTAAVASVLALSLGAAACGGGDNNNDDNGGNGAKDAALTSVVNASSKKGGTLSLEHSDVPDSLDGGNTYYGWVQNFSRLYGRTLTSFKPAAGKEGLEIVPDLAESLGKPSADAKSWTYKLRKGVKFQDGTPITSKDVKYAIERSNFAPEALSNGPTYFKAYLVGGDKYQGPYKDKSAEGLKSIETPDDQTIIFKLKQPFADFDYLATFSQTAPVPKAKDTGAKYVQNIVSSGPYQFQSYEEGRGATLVRNPQWDQKTDSIRKALPDKVTIKFKVNPVTVDNDLLSDKITVDAAGTGVQPQTQPKVLAGPNAKQTDNSYAGATQYIALNVNVKPFDNVHCRKAVQWGLNKQSIIDAMGGSPKGDVATTLLPPSVNGYTKFDTYPSEGHKGDAAKAKEELKACGKPNGFSTILTARSDRPAEIAAATAIQASLKSIGINIEIKQFPSGKYFSNFAGVPSYVHQNKLGMLSMAWGADWPTGYGFLDQIINGAAIKPSGGNNLMELNDPKINKALTDAIANTDDAARTKAWGDIDKMVLDNASVVPLVYRKNLLLRPKSATNVTVTQAYLGMYDYLLMSSSK, encoded by the coding sequence GTGACCGCCGCTGTGGCGTCGGTCCTGGCACTCTCGCTGGGTGCTGCCGCATGTGGCGGCGGGGACAACAACAACGACGACAACGGAGGCAACGGCGCGAAGGACGCGGCGCTCACCTCTGTCGTCAACGCGTCGAGCAAGAAGGGAGGAACGCTCAGCCTGGAACACTCCGACGTGCCGGACTCGCTGGACGGTGGCAACACCTACTACGGCTGGGTGCAGAACTTCTCCCGTCTCTACGGGCGCACGCTCACCTCCTTCAAGCCGGCCGCCGGCAAGGAAGGCCTGGAGATCGTCCCGGACCTCGCGGAGTCCCTGGGCAAGCCCAGCGCCGACGCCAAGTCATGGACGTACAAGCTGCGCAAGGGCGTCAAGTTCCAGGACGGCACGCCGATCACGTCCAAGGACGTCAAGTACGCCATCGAGCGCTCCAACTTCGCGCCCGAGGCCCTCTCCAACGGGCCGACGTACTTCAAGGCGTACCTGGTGGGCGGCGACAAGTACCAGGGTCCCTACAAGGACAAGTCGGCCGAGGGTCTGAAGTCCATCGAGACGCCGGACGACCAGACGATCATCTTCAAGCTGAAGCAGCCGTTCGCGGACTTCGACTACCTGGCGACGTTCTCGCAGACGGCTCCGGTGCCGAAGGCCAAGGACACCGGCGCGAAGTACGTGCAGAACATCGTGTCCTCCGGCCCGTACCAGTTCCAGTCCTACGAGGAGGGTCGCGGCGCCACCCTGGTGCGCAACCCGCAGTGGGACCAGAAGACGGACTCGATCCGCAAGGCACTGCCGGACAAGGTCACGATCAAGTTCAAGGTCAACCCGGTCACGGTCGACAACGACCTGCTGTCCGACAAGATCACGGTCGACGCGGCCGGCACGGGTGTGCAGCCGCAGACCCAGCCCAAGGTGCTGGCCGGCCCCAACGCCAAGCAGACGGACAACTCGTACGCCGGCGCGACGCAGTACATCGCGCTGAACGTCAACGTGAAGCCGTTCGACAACGTGCACTGCCGCAAGGCCGTGCAGTGGGGTCTGAACAAGCAGTCCATCATCGACGCGATGGGCGGCTCGCCCAAGGGTGACGTGGCGACCACGCTGCTGCCGCCGTCCGTCAACGGCTACACCAAGTTCGACACGTACCCGAGCGAGGGTCACAAGGGCGACGCGGCCAAGGCCAAGGAAGAGCTGAAGGCGTGCGGCAAGCCGAACGGCTTCTCCACGATCCTGACCGCCCGTTCCGACCGTCCCGCCGAGATCGCCGCCGCGACCGCCATCCAGGCGTCGCTGAAGAGCATCGGCATCAACATCGAGATCAAGCAGTTCCCCTCCGGCAAGTACTTCTCCAACTTCGCCGGTGTCCCGAGCTACGTCCACCAGAACAAGCTCGGCATGCTCTCGATGGCCTGGGGCGCCGACTGGCCGACCGGCTACGGCTTCCTCGACCAGATCATCAACGGTGCCGCCATCAAGCCCTCCGGCGGCAACAACCTGATGGAACTGAACGACCCGAAGATCAACAAGGCCCTGACGGACGCGATCGCCAACACCGACGACGCGGCCCGCACCAAGGCCTGGGGCGACATCGACAAGATGGTGCTGGACAACGCCTCCGTCGTCCCGCTCGTCTACCGCAAGAACCTGCTGCTCAGGCCGAAGTCGGCGACCAACGTCACGGTCACGCAGGCGTACCTCGGCATGTACGACTACCTGCTGATGAGCTCCTCCAAATAA
- a CDS encoding ABC transporter permease gives MAAYILRRVMGAVLLLLVVSAVTFSIFFLVPKLGGQTADQLATQYVGKDANPESVAAIKKNLGLDQPIAIQYWDYVKGLVVGADYKFGPDATRCEAPCFGYSFKSHIEVWPQLQERIPVSFSLAIGAAAIWLIFGVTTGVISALRKGKPVDRIAMFIALAGVSLPIFFTGQVLSALFVYEVPIWESIDYVPFTQNPAEWAWHLLLPWISLAFLFSALYARLTRAGMLETMGEDYIRTARAKGLRETTVVAKHGLRAALTPIVTIFGMDFGTLVGSAVLTETVFSLQGIGAYAVQSIKDNDLPIVMGVTLVAAFFIVFCNLIVDLVYAAIDPRVRYS, from the coding sequence GTGGCTGCGTACATCCTCCGACGCGTCATGGGCGCGGTGCTGTTGCTGCTGGTGGTCAGCGCAGTCACCTTCTCGATCTTCTTCCTGGTCCCCAAGCTGGGCGGCCAGACGGCCGACCAGCTGGCAACGCAGTACGTCGGCAAGGACGCCAACCCGGAGTCCGTGGCCGCCATCAAGAAGAACCTGGGCCTCGACCAGCCCATCGCGATCCAGTACTGGGACTACGTCAAGGGCCTCGTGGTCGGCGCCGACTACAAGTTCGGCCCCGACGCCACCCGTTGCGAAGCCCCCTGCTTCGGGTACTCCTTCAAGAGCCATATCGAGGTGTGGCCCCAGCTCCAGGAGCGGATCCCGGTCTCCTTCTCGCTGGCCATCGGTGCCGCGGCGATCTGGCTGATCTTCGGTGTCACCACCGGTGTGATCTCCGCCCTGCGCAAGGGCAAGCCGGTCGACCGCATCGCGATGTTCATCGCCCTGGCCGGCGTCTCGCTCCCGATCTTCTTCACCGGCCAGGTCCTCAGCGCCCTGTTCGTGTACGAGGTCCCCATCTGGGAGAGCATCGACTACGTCCCGTTCACCCAGAACCCGGCCGAATGGGCCTGGCATCTGCTGCTGCCCTGGATCAGCCTCGCCTTCCTCTTCTCCGCGCTGTACGCAAGGCTCACCCGGGCAGGCATGCTGGAGACGATGGGCGAGGACTACATCAGGACGGCCCGGGCCAAGGGACTCAGGGAGACCACGGTCGTGGCCAAGCACGGCCTGCGGGCCGCGCTGACCCCGATCGTCACCATCTTCGGCATGGACTTCGGCACCCTCGTCGGTTCCGCGGTGCTCACCGAGACCGTGTTCTCGTTGCAGGGCATCGGCGCCTACGCCGTGCAGTCCATCAAGGACAACGACCTGCCCATCGTCATGGGCGTGACCCTGGTCGCCGCCTTCTTCATCGTCTTCTGCAATCTCATCGTCGACCTGGTGTACGCAGCCATCGACCCCCGGGTGAGGTACTCGTGA
- a CDS encoding ABC transporter ATP-binding protein yields the protein MSKPVKAALGEPAGVAPSDADDAFLSVRDLRIHFQTDDGLVKSVDGVSFDVRRGKTLGIVGESGSGKSVTSLGVMGLHRSANAKVSGEVWLDGQELIAANPDEVRRLRGRKMAMIFQDPLSAMHPYYSVGQQIVEAYRVHHDVSKKVAKQRAVEMLDRVGIPEPNKRVDGYPHEFSGGMRQRAMIAMALVNNPELLIADEPTTALDVTVQAQILDLIRDLQKEFGSAVIMITHDLGVVAEMADDLLVMYGGRCVERGPAESVFSEPRHPYTWGLLGSMPRLDREETDRLIPIKGSPPSLINLPEGCSFNPRCPYADIPKDNVTRTVRPELTEVGGRHWAACHMTQEQRERIWTEEIAPKL from the coding sequence GTGAGCAAGCCCGTCAAAGCCGCGCTCGGCGAACCGGCCGGCGTCGCCCCGTCCGACGCGGACGACGCGTTCCTGTCCGTACGCGATCTGCGCATCCACTTCCAGACGGACGACGGCCTGGTCAAGTCCGTGGACGGCGTCAGTTTCGACGTACGGCGGGGCAAGACCCTCGGCATCGTCGGCGAGTCGGGTTCCGGCAAGTCCGTGACCTCGCTCGGCGTCATGGGCCTGCACCGCTCGGCCAACGCCAAGGTCTCCGGTGAGGTGTGGCTGGACGGCCAGGAGCTGATCGCCGCGAACCCCGACGAGGTACGACGGCTGCGCGGCCGCAAGATGGCGATGATCTTCCAGGACCCGCTGTCGGCCATGCACCCGTACTACTCGGTCGGCCAGCAGATCGTCGAGGCGTACCGCGTCCACCACGACGTCAGCAAGAAGGTGGCCAAGCAGCGCGCCGTCGAGATGCTGGACCGGGTCGGCATCCCGGAGCCCAACAAGCGGGTGGACGGCTATCCGCACGAGTTCTCCGGCGGTATGCGCCAGCGCGCGATGATCGCCATGGCGCTGGTGAACAACCCCGAACTGCTCATCGCGGACGAGCCGACCACCGCCCTGGACGTCACCGTGCAGGCGCAGATCCTCGACCTGATCCGGGACCTCCAGAAGGAGTTCGGGTCCGCGGTCATCATGATCACCCATGACCTGGGCGTCGTCGCCGAGATGGCCGACGACCTGCTGGTCATGTACGGCGGACGCTGTGTGGAGCGCGGCCCGGCCGAGTCGGTGTTCTCCGAGCCCCGCCACCCCTACACCTGGGGCCTGCTCGGCTCGATGCCGCGACTGGACCGGGAGGAGACCGACCGGCTCATCCCGATCAAGGGATCCCCGCCCTCGCTGATCAACCTCCCCGAGGGCTGCTCCTTCAACCCGCGCTGTCCGTACGCCGACATCCCCAAGGACAACGTCACCCGCACGGTCCGTCCCGAGCTCACCGAGGTCGGCGGCCGGCACTGGGCCGCCTGCCACATGACGCAGGAGCAGCGGGAGCGGATCTGGACCGAAGAGATTGCGCCGAAGCTGTGA
- a CDS encoding ABC transporter ATP-binding protein — MSENPKDAAVTTPAQSAGTQLTKDAGPGEVLLKVTGLQKHFPIRKGLLQRQVGAVRAVDGIDFEVRAGETLGVVGESGCGKSTMGRLITRLLEPTAGTVEFQGKDITHLDAGGMRPMRRDVQMIFQDPYSSLNPRHTVGTIVGAPFRLQGVQPEGGVKKEVQRILSVVGLNPEHYNRYPHEFSGGQRQRIGIARALALNPKLVVADEPVSALDVSIQAQVVNLLDDLQQELGLTYVIIAHDLSVVRHVSDRIAVMYLGKIVELADRESLYKAPMHPYTKALMSAVPIPDPKRRGVKSDRILLKGDVPSPISPPSGCRFHTRCWKATEICKTTEPQLVELKPGQRVACHHPENFEDQAPQETVLLSAAKEAAELVPEAVLEESAETSAAVAAEVAEAPQDTDDK; from the coding sequence GTGAGCGAGAACCCGAAGGACGCGGCAGTGACCACCCCTGCGCAGAGTGCCGGTACTCAGCTCACCAAGGACGCCGGACCCGGTGAGGTCCTGCTGAAGGTGACCGGGCTCCAGAAACACTTCCCGATCCGAAAAGGCCTGCTCCAGCGGCAGGTCGGCGCGGTCCGTGCCGTCGACGGCATCGACTTCGAGGTCAGGGCGGGCGAAACCCTCGGTGTCGTGGGCGAGTCCGGCTGCGGCAAGTCGACGATGGGCCGGCTGATCACCCGGCTGCTGGAGCCGACCGCGGGCACGGTCGAGTTCCAGGGCAAGGACATCACGCACCTCGACGCGGGCGGGATGCGCCCGATGCGCCGCGATGTGCAGATGATCTTCCAGGACCCGTACTCCTCGCTGAACCCCCGCCACACCGTCGGCACCATCGTCGGTGCCCCCTTCAGGCTCCAGGGCGTCCAGCCCGAGGGCGGCGTCAAGAAGGAGGTGCAGCGGATCCTGTCGGTGGTCGGCCTCAACCCCGAGCACTACAACCGCTATCCGCACGAGTTCTCCGGCGGTCAGCGCCAGCGCATCGGCATCGCCCGCGCGCTCGCGCTCAACCCCAAGCTGGTGGTGGCGGACGAGCCGGTCTCCGCGCTGGACGTGTCGATCCAGGCGCAGGTGGTGAACCTGCTGGACGACCTCCAGCAGGAACTCGGCCTGACCTACGTGATCATCGCGCACGACCTCTCGGTCGTCCGGCACGTCTCGGACCGGATCGCGGTGATGTACCTCGGCAAGATCGTCGAGCTGGCCGACCGCGAGTCGCTGTACAAGGCGCCGATGCACCCGTACACCAAGGCGCTGATGTCGGCCGTGCCGATCCCGGACCCCAAGCGCCGGGGCGTCAAGAGCGACCGCATCCTGCTCAAGGGCGACGTGCCCTCGCCGATCTCCCCGCCGAGCGGCTGCCGGTTCCACACCCGGTGCTGGAAGGCGACGGAGATCTGCAAGACCACCGAGCCGCAGCTCGTGGAGCTGAAGCCCGGACAGCGGGTCGCCTGCCACCACCCGGAGAACTTCGAGGACCAGGCCCCGCAGGAGACGGTCCTGCTCTCCGCCGCCAAGGAGGCGGCGGAGCTGGTGCCGGAAGCCGTGCTGGAGGAGTCGGCGGAGACGTCGGCGGCGGTCGCGGCCGAGGTTGCCGAAGCTCCCCAGGACACCGACGACAAGTAA
- a CDS encoding trimeric intracellular cation channel family protein: MFQQLFSPSVQHTLDLVGIFVFAISGALLAVRKNFDVFGIAVLAEVTALGGGLFRDLVIGAVPPAAFTDLGYFVTPLLAALLVVFLHPQVERIQAGVNVFDAAGLGLFCVAGTTKAYEYGLGLTQSVTLGLATAVGGGVLRDVLANEVPSLLRWDRDLYAVPAIVGATMVALCIRYDALTPLTSAFAALTAFVLRLLAMRFHWRAPRAWNRRSTVREE, translated from the coding sequence GTGTTCCAGCAACTGTTCAGCCCCTCCGTCCAGCACACGCTCGACCTCGTCGGCATCTTCGTCTTCGCCATCTCCGGCGCGCTGCTGGCCGTCCGCAAGAACTTCGACGTCTTCGGCATCGCCGTCCTCGCCGAGGTCACCGCGCTGGGCGGAGGCCTGTTCCGGGACCTGGTCATCGGGGCCGTGCCGCCGGCCGCCTTCACCGACCTCGGCTACTTCGTCACCCCGCTGCTCGCCGCCCTCCTGGTCGTCTTCCTGCACCCGCAGGTCGAACGCATCCAGGCCGGCGTGAACGTCTTCGACGCGGCCGGCCTCGGCCTGTTCTGCGTCGCCGGGACGACGAAGGCGTACGAGTACGGCCTCGGCCTGACCCAGTCGGTGACGCTCGGCCTCGCCACCGCCGTCGGCGGAGGTGTGCTGCGGGACGTGCTGGCCAACGAGGTGCCCTCACTGCTGCGCTGGGACCGCGACCTGTACGCGGTCCCGGCGATCGTCGGCGCCACCATGGTCGCCCTGTGCATCCGCTACGACGCCCTCACCCCGCTGACCAGCGCGTTCGCGGCGCTCACCGCCTTCGTGCTGCGGTTGCTCGCGATGCGGTTCCACTGGCGAGCTCCGCGGGCGTGGAACCGGCGTTCGACCGTGCGTGAGGAGTAG